One window of the Shewanella khirikhana genome contains the following:
- a CDS encoding Hcp family type VI secretion system effector, protein MPTPCYIAIEGQTQGNLTAGAFTPDSVGDIFVEGHEDQMLVQEFNHVVTVPTDPQSGMPSGQRVHKPFKFTVALNKAVPLMYNALSSGEKLTKVEMKWYRTSIEGKQEHYFTTALEGATIVNIDCHMPHCQDPTKSDFTQLIEVSLAYRKITWDHVSAGTSGADDWRKPIEG, encoded by the coding sequence ATGCCAACTCCATGTTATATCGCCATCGAAGGTCAAACTCAGGGTAATCTCACTGCCGGTGCTTTCACCCCAGATTCAGTGGGTGACATCTTCGTTGAAGGTCATGAAGACCAGATGCTGGTTCAGGAATTCAACCACGTAGTCACAGTACCAACTGACCCTCAGTCTGGCATGCCTTCAGGTCAGCGCGTACACAAGCCATTCAAGTTCACCGTGGCCCTGAACAAGGCTGTGCCTCTGATGTATAACGCGCTGTCTTCCGGTGAGAAGCTGACCAAGGTGGAAATGAAGTGGTATCGCACCTCTATCGAAGGTAAGCAGGAGCACTACTTCACTACCGCGCTGGAAGGCGCCACCATCGTGAATATTGACTGCCATATGCCGCACTGTCAGGACCCAACCAAGTCCGACTTCACTCAACTGATTGAAGTGTCTCTGGCCTATCGCAAAATTACCTGGGATCACGTCAGTGCCGGTACTTCCGGTGCCGATGACTGGCGCAAGCCTATCGAAGGTTAA
- a CDS encoding type VI secretion system ImpA family N-terminal domain-containing protein, with protein MINSRYSPLSGGVDWERIYQDGRELLLSDGVDMVLASYLSVSAAKTRGVEGLAFGLELLLVALLGSAKDHGLSGDKVADNIHWAMGKLLPEIKLMVCTGSNMKEWFRSEYACEQLYEALRIRGVRQMDSLDAVGFQVFEKIDEFRPSSAELTQGLPERQHDSRRPLWLPLMLACVLGVVVGLLSMPLTQAPLTKVFPSLFASKQKPETVEVAPVSGWQRIEEVFAPQTVLDANEADYALQLGYLTELDRYHQRFTVARTQAANIERMLLKADAKDMKVIRSQAQGLAEYASGLSPLLGRIYYVDKLLEQQAIERAGQELAQADRLLKGMLIKRTLQFGRQQELQKALTRKVPIELAPFSTTTSENLPAEQ; from the coding sequence ATGATAAACAGTCGCTATTCGCCACTGAGTGGCGGTGTTGATTGGGAGCGTATCTATCAGGACGGACGCGAACTGTTGTTGTCTGACGGCGTAGATATGGTACTTGCCAGCTATCTGAGTGTGTCGGCAGCCAAAACCCGTGGCGTTGAGGGGCTTGCGTTCGGGCTTGAGCTGTTGTTGGTTGCATTGCTGGGGAGTGCTAAAGACCATGGCCTGAGCGGAGATAAGGTTGCCGATAACATCCATTGGGCTATGGGCAAACTATTGCCGGAGATTAAGCTGATGGTGTGTACCGGTTCAAATATGAAGGAGTGGTTTCGCAGCGAATATGCCTGCGAGCAACTCTATGAGGCACTCAGAATCCGTGGTGTGAGACAGATGGATTCGTTGGATGCTGTTGGGTTTCAGGTATTTGAAAAAATTGATGAGTTCAGGCCGTCCTCTGCTGAGTTGACACAAGGACTGCCCGAGCGACAGCACGATAGTCGCAGGCCGTTATGGTTGCCTCTGATGCTGGCTTGTGTATTGGGTGTTGTGGTGGGGCTGCTGTCGATGCCATTGACACAAGCACCACTTACCAAAGTATTCCCCTCGTTATTTGCTTCAAAGCAAAAGCCAGAGACGGTTGAAGTTGCACCCGTTTCAGGGTGGCAGCGCATAGAAGAAGTGTTTGCACCCCAGACAGTACTCGATGCCAATGAGGCCGATTACGCCCTGCAGCTCGGTTATCTCACCGAACTTGACCGCTACCATCAAAGATTCACGGTTGCCCGTACCCAGGCTGCCAACATAGAACGGATGCTGCTCAAAGCTGATGCTAAGGATATGAAGGTTATCCGCAGCCAGGCTCAGGGACTTGCAGAGTATGCCAGTGGGTTGTCTCCGCTGCTTGGACGGATTTATTACGTCGATAAGTTGCTGGAACAGCAGGCGATAGAACGCGCAGGCCAAGAATTGGCACAGGCTGACAGATTGCTAAAAGGCATGCTTATCAAACGTACTTTGCAATTTGGTCGGCAGCAGGAGCTGCAAAAAGCACTGACCCGTAAGGTGCCGATTGAACTGGCGCCATTCTCGACAACCACGAGCGAAAACTTGCCCGCCGAGCAATAA
- the tssM gene encoding type VI secretion system membrane subunit TssM, with the protein MWSMVKSVFKRLQPELKAALPVLIVAIIVLVNVAIWWMGPWWEYQEGRPLESVSARLIASIIFTLMCFCFWGWRQWRRLKGMEAQQQKSRQLQEDPILALEERQERELDQVMKGLKDSLARSDYLYALPWYLVLGIENAGKTSLINRSGQKFVFSSVMRASGKKSDNPHSFDWWIGDDAVVIDPDGELLTQKNSGQEGQQDMERRLWLHFVQWLEKTRSRRPLNGVVLVLDLSALLVESVAERTAYAHLLRARLRELMETLSTRLPVYISLTKLDLLQGFEPFFRHMTKAQREEILGFTFSLDSVNNLDSWLNEFDQDWRAFIERINACLPKAMLNCRDKDERAQLYGFSRQLAGAHGLLREFFHDALASDSFSTSALVRGVYLTSVYQQGVPTNAYVDGAARRYGLADAINSAQRSENSTTYFTQSLFSRIIYPEAGLASDNFRVAKRKRRVMMLSVVACSIASAMLIGSWHRYYLKNSAQADAVLDKVNSFNAQIEKNSLDPAASNIIPPLNTIRAATLEFGFFRDKPWLISDLGLYQGHAIGPKVEEAYLNLLAYRYLPILQRQLAAELAKAPKASEQKLALLRVYRMLIDKSGRRDEFVTDYFADSWQKAFPGNRELQEQLMQHLQYTLQHTDLAKAQAQGNKEAIAVVQPFAWLVKQAQQELTQLPIEERVYRYLKRSSVSQLGEPLDLRLTIGPVNELVFENRSGAEDTLKIPQMLTSNGFKTFLIPVSDSVTELALIDSWVLGQSLNINFSEADKLALQNKIVSLYLADYNATWRNAINSFNIKSFEGIGDAVTVLDNVALSHQPLKRILEILDANTELFPALPEDEQAKDTLLKSQDYRWAQVIDSNFHDLNQLYGVNAEKGAYFEEVMMAIVQLHDYMRDIQNSPNRGKAALEAAKKRVNLSGADPVYALQRIASGLPKPMDSMVAKLADESWKVLLKEAVRHLEIKWYDEVYSEYQQTLASRYPFDPKANKQASITDFERFFGPAGVLESFYNQQLRWFIEDSAAPLSALTNSEQGLIRAEVLSAFEDARKIRAAYFNLKGNLDVQFGLEPLQMSPNKRRSVFNIDGQYVEYTHGPSRNIELIWPNTLRQGAESRLTLVPSEQNQSPRSLGSQGPWAFFKLLEGARITGSSSTSVDYRFTVDNGEVTYRIHSRDSINPFTTNLLSNYQLPKTLY; encoded by the coding sequence ATGTGGTCAATGGTGAAATCGGTATTTAAACGTCTGCAACCCGAGCTGAAAGCTGCGTTGCCGGTGTTGATTGTGGCCATCATCGTCTTGGTGAATGTTGCGATTTGGTGGATGGGTCCCTGGTGGGAATATCAGGAGGGCAGGCCGCTGGAAAGTGTGAGTGCGAGGCTGATAGCCAGCATCATCTTCACCCTGATGTGTTTCTGTTTTTGGGGATGGCGTCAGTGGCGTCGACTCAAAGGCATGGAAGCCCAACAACAGAAATCCAGGCAATTGCAGGAAGATCCTATTCTGGCGCTGGAGGAGCGTCAGGAGCGGGAACTTGATCAGGTAATGAAGGGCTTAAAAGACAGCCTGGCGCGTTCTGATTATCTATATGCGCTGCCTTGGTATCTGGTTCTGGGCATCGAAAATGCCGGGAAAACCAGTCTGATTAATCGCTCTGGGCAGAAGTTTGTTTTCTCGTCTGTGATGCGCGCCTCGGGCAAGAAAAGCGACAACCCTCACTCGTTTGACTGGTGGATTGGTGATGATGCTGTTGTGATTGACCCCGATGGTGAGCTGCTGACACAAAAGAACAGCGGCCAGGAAGGTCAGCAGGATATGGAGCGCCGGTTATGGCTGCATTTCGTGCAGTGGCTGGAGAAAACCCGTAGCCGACGTCCGTTGAACGGTGTGGTGTTGGTACTTGACCTCTCGGCGTTGCTGGTTGAGTCGGTTGCTGAGCGGACGGCTTACGCACATCTGCTTCGTGCCCGTCTGCGGGAGTTGATGGAAACTCTCAGCACCCGCTTACCTGTGTATATTTCCCTGACCAAGTTGGATTTACTCCAGGGGTTTGAGCCGTTTTTCCGTCATATGACCAAGGCTCAACGCGAGGAAATTCTGGGCTTTACCTTCTCTTTGGATTCGGTCAATAACCTCGACAGTTGGCTGAATGAATTCGATCAGGACTGGCGGGCATTTATCGAGCGGATCAACGCTTGCTTACCCAAAGCCATGTTGAATTGCCGTGATAAAGACGAAAGGGCACAGCTATACGGCTTTTCGAGGCAGTTGGCCGGTGCTCATGGGTTATTGCGCGAGTTTTTTCATGATGCGCTTGCCAGCGATTCGTTTTCCACTTCCGCTTTGGTGCGCGGCGTTTACCTCACGTCTGTATATCAACAGGGTGTCCCCACCAATGCCTATGTTGATGGCGCCGCCCGCAGGTACGGCCTTGCCGATGCAATCAACAGTGCACAGCGCAGTGAAAACTCAACGACTTACTTCACGCAGTCACTATTTAGCCGGATCATTTATCCCGAAGCAGGATTGGCCTCTGACAACTTCAGGGTGGCCAAGCGTAAACGGCGGGTCATGATGTTGTCTGTGGTCGCCTGTTCCATCGCATCGGCGATGTTGATTGGCAGTTGGCATCGATATTATCTGAAAAACAGTGCTCAGGCTGATGCGGTTTTGGATAAGGTCAACAGCTTTAATGCTCAGATTGAGAAAAACAGTCTGGACCCGGCGGCAAGCAATATCATTCCGCCGCTGAATACCATTCGTGCCGCGACACTTGAGTTTGGTTTTTTCCGTGACAAGCCGTGGCTGATTTCAGATCTGGGGCTGTATCAAGGCCATGCCATTGGCCCAAAGGTTGAAGAAGCCTATCTGAATCTGCTGGCGTATCGGTATTTGCCCATTTTACAGCGCCAACTGGCCGCAGAACTCGCCAAAGCGCCCAAAGCCAGTGAGCAAAAACTCGCGCTGCTTCGTGTCTATCGGATGCTGATAGACAAGAGCGGACGTCGGGATGAGTTTGTCACCGATTATTTCGCCGACTCCTGGCAAAAGGCGTTTCCCGGTAACCGTGAGCTTCAGGAGCAGCTGATGCAACATCTGCAATATACGCTGCAACACACTGATTTGGCAAAGGCACAGGCTCAGGGTAACAAAGAGGCTATTGCTGTGGTACAGCCCTTTGCCTGGCTGGTGAAGCAAGCGCAGCAGGAGTTGACCCAACTGCCTATAGAAGAGCGGGTATACCGTTATCTGAAGCGTTCATCGGTTTCTCAACTGGGGGAACCGTTGGATTTGCGCTTGACCATTGGCCCGGTAAATGAGTTGGTATTTGAGAACCGAAGCGGTGCTGAAGATACGCTGAAAATCCCGCAAATGCTGACCAGTAACGGGTTTAAGACGTTTCTTATCCCAGTGTCTGACTCTGTCACCGAATTGGCGCTGATTGACAGCTGGGTACTTGGACAGTCGCTAAATATCAACTTCAGTGAGGCGGATAAGCTGGCGCTGCAGAATAAAATCGTTTCCCTGTATCTGGCCGATTACAACGCCACCTGGCGCAATGCGATCAATAGCTTCAATATCAAGAGCTTTGAAGGCATTGGCGATGCGGTGACTGTGCTGGACAATGTAGCATTAAGCCATCAGCCCCTTAAACGCATCTTGGAAATCCTGGATGCCAATACCGAGCTCTTCCCGGCGTTACCTGAGGATGAACAAGCTAAAGATACGCTGCTCAAGAGTCAGGACTACCGCTGGGCGCAGGTTATTGACAGTAATTTTCACGACCTGAATCAGCTATACGGCGTCAACGCCGAAAAAGGCGCCTACTTCGAAGAAGTTATGATGGCTATCGTGCAGCTGCACGATTATATGCGGGATATTCAAAACTCACCGAACCGGGGCAAGGCAGCGCTGGAGGCGGCTAAAAAGCGGGTTAACCTCAGCGGCGCCGATCCCGTGTATGCGCTGCAGCGTATTGCCAGCGGCTTGCCAAAGCCCATGGATTCCATGGTGGCTAAGTTGGCTGATGAGAGCTGGAAAGTCCTGCTTAAAGAAGCGGTGCGGCATTTGGAAATCAAATGGTATGACGAGGTTTACAGCGAATATCAGCAAACCCTCGCCAGTCGCTATCCCTTTGACCCCAAGGCCAATAAGCAGGCTTCAATCACTGATTTTGAACGCTTTTTTGGCCCTGCGGGGGTTTTGGAATCTTTCTATAATCAACAGCTTAGGTGGTTTATCGAAGATAGTGCCGCTCCGCTGTCGGCCCTGACCAACAGCGAGCAAGGGCTAATCCGTGCCGAAGTGCTGTCTGCCTTTGAGGATGCCCGTAAAATTCGTGCAGCCTATTTTAACCTCAAAGGCAATCTAGACGTTCAATTTGGTCTGGAACCTTTGCAGATGAGTCCGAACAAGCGTCGCAGTGTGTTCAATATTGATGGTCAGTACGTGGAATATACCCACGGCCCGAGTCGCAATATTGAGCTGATCTGGCCCAATACATTGCGCCAGGGGGCTGAGAGCCGACTGACACTGGTTCCGAGTGAGCAAAATCAGTCACCACGCTCCTTAGGCTCTCAGGGACCATGGGCTTTCTTCAAGTTGCTGGAAGGTGCCAGGATCACAGGCTCAAGCTCTACCAGCGTGGACTATCGCTTTACTGTCGACAATGGAGAGGTGACGTACCGCATCCACTCTCGGGACAGTATCAATCCCTTCACAACCAATTTGCTCAGCAACTATCAACTGCCAAAAACACTTTACTGA
- the tssA gene encoding type VI secretion system protein TssA, which translates to MVTMVISDYVDSIVRPVSAHKPEGDRLNDDPVFDFIENQMMKVGSLAHGDVAWQEVERAAVGLLESKSKDLKLVSYLLQCLQYQSSIQRFSCGVAVLAAFMAEYWEVCHPAPGPRGALPRRRFYLQIMQRFLKSIDTVRLVDDPSQWDELHRYMDLLRQQVVAHDLPLEELNQLQSLVSQRHKEQQSQSQVNTTVPEGHQTSSSNATSTLELDSSSDKSSKQTLLKVAEFICETPSGMALGLRLRRFAVWFSIATAPENANAKGVTSLMPVSADRIADYESAVERSPDLALLRKIEQSLCLAPFWLDGHYLSARLALKLEQPVWSQAIREETQAFLGRLPTLAQMSFKDGSPFASKETLVWLNEEPRGGGGKAQYGGEAEIKDLAEQGGLVLALSALNEQLLKAKEPRDQFYLRLLGADLKHQHKLGALAQSEYQVLLEQANKTALADWEPGLMSRLTQKANIN; encoded by the coding sequence ATGGTAACCATGGTCATTTCCGATTATGTCGACAGCATTGTCCGCCCTGTGTCAGCACATAAGCCCGAGGGCGACAGGCTGAATGACGACCCGGTATTCGATTTCATTGAAAATCAGATGATGAAGGTGGGTTCCCTTGCCCACGGTGACGTGGCCTGGCAGGAGGTAGAGCGAGCTGCGGTGGGTTTGCTCGAATCAAAATCCAAAGATCTGAAATTGGTCAGTTATTTACTTCAATGTTTGCAATATCAGAGCAGCATTCAACGGTTCAGTTGCGGCGTGGCGGTGTTAGCGGCCTTTATGGCCGAGTATTGGGAGGTTTGCCACCCGGCCCCCGGTCCCCGGGGAGCGTTGCCAAGGCGACGTTTTTACCTGCAGATCATGCAGCGATTTCTGAAGTCCATTGACACAGTGCGGTTGGTTGACGATCCGTCTCAGTGGGACGAGTTGCACAGGTACATGGATTTGCTGCGACAGCAAGTGGTTGCGCATGATTTACCTCTGGAGGAGCTCAATCAACTTCAGAGCCTGGTATCCCAGAGGCATAAGGAGCAGCAGAGTCAGTCTCAGGTCAATACGACTGTGCCCGAAGGCCATCAAACTTCTTCGTCAAACGCCACTTCCACACTGGAACTTGACAGTAGCAGCGACAAAAGCAGCAAACAAACCTTGCTGAAAGTGGCCGAGTTCATCTGCGAAACCCCCAGTGGCATGGCCTTGGGATTAAGGCTCAGACGTTTCGCGGTTTGGTTTTCGATTGCCACTGCGCCGGAGAATGCCAATGCCAAAGGCGTGACCAGTTTGATGCCAGTGTCAGCTGACAGGATTGCCGATTATGAATCGGCCGTGGAGCGCAGCCCGGATTTGGCGCTGCTTCGCAAGATAGAACAAAGCCTTTGCCTCGCGCCTTTTTGGTTGGATGGTCACTATCTTTCGGCACGATTGGCGCTGAAGTTGGAGCAGCCCGTCTGGAGTCAGGCCATTCGTGAGGAAACCCAAGCCTTTCTTGGGCGCTTACCCACGCTGGCACAAATGAGCTTCAAAGATGGTTCGCCTTTTGCGTCCAAGGAGACGCTTGTCTGGCTCAATGAAGAACCCCGAGGTGGTGGCGGGAAAGCGCAATATGGCGGCGAAGCTGAAATCAAGGATTTAGCTGAGCAAGGCGGATTGGTTTTGGCGTTGTCGGCGCTGAACGAGCAATTGCTCAAGGCCAAGGAGCCCAGAGACCAGTTCTACCTTCGCTTGTTGGGCGCGGATTTGAAACACCAGCACAAATTGGGTGCGTTGGCACAGAGCGAATATCAGGTGCTGCTGGAGCAGGCAAATAAAACCGCCCTGGCCGACTGGGAACCTGGTTTGATGTCGCGGTTAACACAAAAAGCAAACATAAATTGA
- the vasI gene encoding type VI secretion system-associated protein VasI: protein MNAMVKHLFLWGSLWLVANAHADTLSEAKSCTLIQARLERLACFDAVFQTQVSPDSLAVNARREPDSVVFANASEAVRAERSGFIAAPNNTESDYRFTASALGALPPRPILMLSCVDDISRVELILPKAAAASKVSVTLASSSGEAMTQNWLSDDTGLIYRSGRGLVAIGVMKHVLRGDELTLSSNVDAIEGLRFDTTHLAEVIAPMRGACKW, encoded by the coding sequence ATGAATGCCATGGTCAAACACTTGTTTCTGTGGGGGAGTCTGTGGCTGGTGGCTAATGCGCACGCTGACACCTTATCGGAGGCGAAATCCTGCACCCTCATTCAGGCGAGACTTGAGCGTCTGGCGTGTTTTGATGCTGTTTTTCAAACCCAGGTTTCACCGGACAGCCTGGCCGTCAATGCCAGACGTGAGCCTGACAGTGTGGTCTTTGCCAACGCTTCGGAGGCGGTGCGGGCCGAACGCAGTGGCTTTATTGCCGCTCCGAATAACACAGAGAGTGACTATAGATTCACGGCATCGGCACTCGGCGCGCTGCCACCACGCCCCATACTCATGCTCAGCTGTGTAGATGACATCAGCCGGGTCGAATTAATCCTTCCCAAAGCAGCGGCGGCATCAAAGGTGTCTGTGACATTGGCCAGCAGCAGTGGCGAGGCCATGACGCAAAATTGGCTAAGCGACGATACAGGTCTTATTTATCGCTCAGGCAGGGGGCTGGTCGCCATAGGTGTGATGAAGCATGTGTTAAGAGGGGATGAGCTGACACTGTCTTCGAATGTCGATGCTATTGAGGGATTGCGATTTGATACCACCCATTTGGCTGAAGTGATTGCGCCCATGCGAGGTGCCTGCAAATGGTAA
- a CDS encoding sigma 54-interacting transcriptional regulator, with protein MASEPWLNRAAALLGMQQEAALVAAFCATLQTLLPAQRAMLFLPSVDGRSLCAETQSGEPCGEARRWEFEVDDFRQPLSHVLQNGKPMLLDSQTLVYWQEQPEFSELSQLNGQQALLIYPMADVEHVLAVLCLWVDGQQAAAILCDNDWQDYSKVFLGQWQMMTQMHISTVRQSELSDSLLQMCHQQREAQNCEGLSRTLVGETDAMLKLRRELSRGAPLQLAVMIQGETGTGKEVVARAIHDLSPRAGKPFVAINCAAIPENLLESELFGYVKGAFSGADKDKKGLIAQAHEGTLFLDEIGDMPLNLQSKLLRVLESYQYRPVGGQEEVTADFRLVTATHVDLKAQIQQGGFRRDLFYRLCQYPLSLPPLRERRDDLPQLVQHFIQLFNREQQRQVPGIRHGAFKVLYGHDFPGNVRELKNLIEYACALTPDHEEISQDNLPPLDGVSLDSGELDTQHEFDRIFDLKAAVSQFERAVIRSRLKAFNGDRNKAAMSLGLPKRTLSHKCQKLEITE; from the coding sequence GTGGCGTCTGAACCTTGGTTAAACCGTGCTGCTGCATTGCTGGGTATGCAGCAGGAGGCGGCATTGGTAGCGGCTTTTTGTGCCACCTTGCAAACCTTACTGCCCGCTCAACGCGCCATGCTGTTTCTGCCCAGCGTAGACGGTCGCTCGTTATGTGCCGAAACCCAAAGCGGTGAGCCTTGCGGTGAGGCTCGTAGGTGGGAGTTTGAGGTGGACGATTTTCGTCAGCCCCTGTCTCATGTTCTGCAGAATGGTAAACCGATGCTGCTGGACTCGCAGACCTTGGTTTATTGGCAGGAGCAGCCTGAGTTTAGTGAATTAAGCCAGCTTAACGGCCAACAAGCGTTGCTCATTTACCCCATGGCCGATGTTGAGCATGTGCTTGCCGTGCTCTGTCTTTGGGTAGACGGACAGCAGGCGGCTGCCATCCTCTGTGATAACGATTGGCAGGATTACAGCAAAGTATTTTTGGGGCAGTGGCAGATGATGACTCAGATGCACATCAGCACTGTTCGCCAGTCAGAGTTATCGGACTCTTTGCTGCAGATGTGTCACCAGCAACGTGAAGCGCAAAATTGTGAAGGGCTGAGCCGAACGCTTGTTGGTGAGACAGACGCCATGCTCAAACTTCGTCGGGAGTTAAGTCGCGGTGCACCTTTGCAGCTTGCGGTAATGATCCAGGGTGAAACTGGTACCGGTAAAGAGGTTGTAGCCCGTGCCATTCATGATTTGTCCCCTCGCGCGGGGAAGCCGTTTGTTGCCATTAACTGTGCGGCAATTCCGGAAAATCTACTGGAATCAGAGCTGTTTGGTTATGTAAAAGGTGCTTTTTCGGGGGCTGATAAAGATAAAAAAGGACTGATAGCCCAGGCCCACGAAGGAACCCTGTTTTTGGATGAGATTGGCGACATGCCGCTCAATCTGCAATCAAAGCTGCTGCGGGTGCTGGAGAGCTACCAGTACCGTCCAGTGGGCGGGCAGGAGGAAGTCACAGCAGATTTCAGGCTGGTTACCGCAACCCATGTGGATCTTAAGGCCCAAATCCAGCAAGGCGGCTTTCGACGGGACTTATTTTATCGGCTTTGTCAGTACCCTTTGAGTCTGCCGCCATTGCGCGAGCGGCGCGATGATCTGCCTCAGCTGGTGCAGCATTTTATTCAGCTGTTCAATCGTGAGCAGCAACGTCAGGTGCCAGGGATCCGTCACGGTGCATTTAAGGTATTGTATGGGCACGATTTTCCCGGCAATGTCCGTGAGCTTAAAAACCTGATCGAATATGCCTGTGCTCTGACTCCCGATCATGAGGAAATCAGTCAGGACAATCTGCCGCCGCTGGATGGCGTATCCCTCGATTCCGGAGAACTGGATACCCAACATGAATTTGACCGCATTTTTGATTTAAAGGCGGCAGTTTCTCAATTCGAACGGGCGGTGATCCGTTCCCGGTTAAAGGCGTTTAATGGCGATCGTAACAAAGCAGCAATGAGCCTGGGGCTGCCCAAGCGCACCTTGTCTCATAAGTGCCAGAAACTGGAGATCACCGAATGA